In the Brachyhypopomus gauderio isolate BG-103 chromosome 4, BGAUD_0.2, whole genome shotgun sequence genome, one interval contains:
- the cxcr1 gene encoding C-X-C chemokine receptor type 2 isoform X1, protein MLRSQRGNCLREETMTDPNTSLNLVNFAEFYEEEFNYTDFLNITYFVVDEKTLLCQPLSISDAINVSVCIFYVMVFLLAIPGNLIVGLVIVKNFNALSPSDVYLFHLILADSLLALVLPFYATAVVRGWLIGNIMCKLVSLVKEVSFYTSILFLVCISVDRYMVIVWAMESRRAQRLVWSWLVCVVVWLLGLLLSLPALYNEVFSLRGSGQQQCAERFQQERAEEWRLATRILRHLLGFLLPLGVMGACYGVTIVRLLRTRGFRRHRAMRVIVAVVLAFLLCWMPYHVATMVDTLLRAKLIPDGCEVQYAVDVAMFATQSLGLLHCCVNPVLYAFVGEKFRKRFFQLLHKAGVLERGSVSVSSRSTSLSSEATSNFL, encoded by the coding sequence ATCCAAACACCTCCCTCAATCTGGTGAACTTTGCTGAGTTTTATGAAGAAGAGTTTAACTACACTGACTTCCTGAACATCACCTATTTTGTTGTTGATGAGAAAACTCTCCTGTGCCAACCCCTGAGCATTTCCGACGCCATTAATGTGTCCGTGTGCATCTTCTATGTCATGGTCTTCCTGCTGGCCATCCCTGGGAACCTGATTGTTGGTCTGGTGATTGTAAAGAACTTCAATGCCCTGTCTCCCTCCGACGTTTACCTCTTTCACCTGATTCTGGCTGACAGTTTGCTGGCCCTCGTCCTCCCCTTCTACGCCACAGCCGTGGTGCGGGGTTGGCTCATCGGGAACATTATGTGCAAACTGGTCAGCCTGGTGAAGGAGGTCAGCTTCTACACTAGCATCCTGTTTCTGGTGTGCATCAGCGTGGACCGTTACATGGTCATCGTCTGGGCGATGGAGTCGCGGAGAGCCCAGCGTCTGGTGTGGAGTTGGCTCGTGTGCGTGGTGGTCTGGTTACTgggcctcctcctctccctccctgcaCTGTATAACGAGGTCTTCTCCCTTCGAGGCTCGGGGCAGCAGCAGTGTGCCGAGCGCTTCCAGCAGGAGCGAGCGGAGGAGTGGCGTCTGGCCACCCGCATCCTGCGGCACCTCCTGGGCTTCCTGCTGCCGCTGGGCGTCATGGGCGCGTGCTACGGCGTGACGATCGTCAGGCTGCTGCGCACGCGCGGATTCCGCCGCCACAGGGCCATGCGCGTGATCGTGGCGGTGGTGCTGGCCTTCCTCCTGTGCTGGATGCCCTACCATGTGGCCACGATGGTGGACACGCTCCTCAGGGCCAAGCTGATCCCGGACGGCTGCGAGGTGCAGTACGCCGTGGACGTGGCCATGTTCGCCACTCAGAGTCTGGGCCTGCTGCACTGCTGCGTTAACCCTGTGCTGTATGCCTTCGTGGGCGAGAAGTTCAGGAAGAGGTTCTTCCAGCTGCTCCACAAGGCAGGAGTGTTGGAGCGCGGCTCGGTGTCCGTGTCCAGCCGGTCCACCTCACTCAGTTCTGAGGCCACTTCCAACTTCCTttga
- the cxcr1 gene encoding C-X-C chemokine receptor type 1 isoform X3, which produces MVVDVDRTGVLLSYMIVFFLGLLGNGVVIYVVCLMENRRTSTDIFLMHLAVADLLFSLTLPFWAIYVHASNWTLGTPMCKILSGLQETSFYSSVFLLACISIDRYMAIVKATQFICSQTRVVRVVCGLVWLGAGVLAMPVVVKREALVVSGYDDVMMCYENMTGEAIESWRVSLRVLRHTLGFFLPLTVMLFCYSWTVGTLFHSRNSQKHKAMQVIFCVVLAFLLCWLPNNITSFIDTLMRGKLIQETCERRYHLDLALYITEAVAFSHCAVNPVLYAFIGRKFRNHFLISLVKRGLVSREALSRYRLGSLQSSGSVRSTTL; this is translated from the coding sequence ATGGTGGTTGATGTGGACCGAACTGGTGTGTTGCTCAGCTACATGATTGTGTTCTTCCTTGGCCTGCTGGGAAACGGTGTGGTGATCtatgtggtgtgtctgatggAAAACCGCAGGACGTCCACCGACATCTTCCTAATGCACCTGGCCGTGGCCGACCTGCTCTTCTCGCTCACGCTGCCTTTCTGGGCCATCTACGTCCACGCCTCCAACTGGACGCTCGGGACCCCCATGTGCAAGATCCTCTCTGGCCTGCAGGAGACTAGCTTCTACAGCTCTGTCTTCCTGCTGGCTTGCATCAGCATCGACCGCTACATGGCCATCGTCAAGGCGACGCAGTTCATCTGTAGCCAGACGCGCGTGGTGCGGGTGGTGTGCGGCCTGGTGTGGTTGGGGGCCGGAGTGCTGGCGATGCCCGTGGTGGTGAAGCGCGAGGCGCTGGTGGTGAGCGGCTACGACGACGTCATGATGTGTTACGAGAACATGACGGGGGAGGCGATAGAGAGCTGGCGCGTGAGCCTGCGTGTGCTACGGCACACGCTCGGCTTCTTCCTGCCCCTCACCGTCATGCTTTTCTGCTACAGCTGGACGGTGGGGACTCTCTTCCACTCGCGGAACAGCCAGAAGCACAAGGCCATGCAGGTCATCTTCTGCGTGGTGCTGGCGTTCCTGCTCTGCTGGCTGCCCAACAACATCACCAGCTTCATCGACACGCTAATGCGCGGTAAGCTGATCCAGGAAACGTGTGAACGCCGGTACCACCTGGACTTGGCGCTGTACATCACGGAGGCTGTGGCGTTCTCCCACTGCGCCGTAAACCCCGTTCTCTACGCCTTCATTGGCAGAAAGTTCCGGAACCACTTCCTGATATCCCTGGTCAAGAGGGGTCTGGTGAGCAGGGAGGCACTGTCCAGGTACAGGCTGGGCTCCCTCCAGAGCTCAGGAAGCGTACGGTCCACCACGCTGTAA
- the cxcr1 gene encoding C-X-C chemokine receptor type 1 isoform X2 produces MNVSDIYDNDSYIDVISSPCLGMVVDVDRTGVLLSYMIVFFLGLLGNGVVIYVVCLMENRRTSTDIFLMHLAVADLLFSLTLPFWAIYVHASNWTLGTPMCKILSGLQETSFYSSVFLLACISIDRYMAIVKATQFICSQTRVVRVVCGLVWLGAGVLAMPVVVKREALVVSGYDDVMMCYENMTGEAIESWRVSLRVLRHTLGFFLPLTVMLFCYSWTVGTLFHSRNSQKHKAMQVIFCVVLAFLLCWLPNNITSFIDTLMRGKLIQETCERRYHLDLALYITEAVAFSHCAVNPVLYAFIGRKFRNHFLISLVKRGLVSREALSRYRLGSLQSSGSVRSTTL; encoded by the coding sequence ATGAACGTGTCAGATATATATGACAACGACAGCTACATAGATGTCATTAGCTCTCCCTGTCTAGGCATGGTGGTTGATGTGGACCGAACTGGTGTGTTGCTCAGCTACATGATTGTGTTCTTCCTTGGCCTGCTGGGAAACGGTGTGGTGATCtatgtggtgtgtctgatggAAAACCGCAGGACGTCCACCGACATCTTCCTAATGCACCTGGCCGTGGCCGACCTGCTCTTCTCGCTCACGCTGCCTTTCTGGGCCATCTACGTCCACGCCTCCAACTGGACGCTCGGGACCCCCATGTGCAAGATCCTCTCTGGCCTGCAGGAGACTAGCTTCTACAGCTCTGTCTTCCTGCTGGCTTGCATCAGCATCGACCGCTACATGGCCATCGTCAAGGCGACGCAGTTCATCTGTAGCCAGACGCGCGTGGTGCGGGTGGTGTGCGGCCTGGTGTGGTTGGGGGCCGGAGTGCTGGCGATGCCCGTGGTGGTGAAGCGCGAGGCGCTGGTGGTGAGCGGCTACGACGACGTCATGATGTGTTACGAGAACATGACGGGGGAGGCGATAGAGAGCTGGCGCGTGAGCCTGCGTGTGCTACGGCACACGCTCGGCTTCTTCCTGCCCCTCACCGTCATGCTTTTCTGCTACAGCTGGACGGTGGGGACTCTCTTCCACTCGCGGAACAGCCAGAAGCACAAGGCCATGCAGGTCATCTTCTGCGTGGTGCTGGCGTTCCTGCTCTGCTGGCTGCCCAACAACATCACCAGCTTCATCGACACGCTAATGCGCGGTAAGCTGATCCAGGAAACGTGTGAACGCCGGTACCACCTGGACTTGGCGCTGTACATCACGGAGGCTGTGGCGTTCTCCCACTGCGCCGTAAACCCCGTTCTCTACGCCTTCATTGGCAGAAAGTTCCGGAACCACTTCCTGATATCCCTGGTCAAGAGGGGTCTGGTGAGCAGGGAGGCACTGTCCAGGTACAGGCTGGGCTCCCTCCAGAGCTCAGGAAGCGTACGGTCCACCACGCTGTAA